From the genome of Blautia pseudococcoides, one region includes:
- a CDS encoding ABC transporter permease subunit, translating into MRQLTAFTKKEFLESTRTGRMPLLVILSVLFGIMNPLVAKLMPWMMEAFAGSLEESGMVLTGIRVDVFTSWTQFYKNTPMLLLIFIVIISGVLTTEYQKGTLVNILTKGMHRWKLILSKSIFAFLLWTVCYWISFGITYAYNIYFWDNSQASHVFFGAFCLYLTGIWLITLIMLMSSLCSSNYMVLAGTGDAFFLLYLLAMIPDLTKYIPTKLMSSYSLLPQAAEVSDFTYAVPAAAILSVVNILLSILLFNKKSL; encoded by the coding sequence ATGAGACAGCTTACTGCTTTTACCAAGAAAGAATTTCTGGAATCCACACGTACCGGCAGAATGCCGCTTCTTGTGATCCTCTCTGTTTTATTTGGAATTATGAACCCTCTTGTTGCCAAGCTGATGCCCTGGATGATGGAAGCCTTCGCTGGTTCCCTGGAAGAAAGCGGTATGGTTTTGACCGGGATCCGGGTGGATGTCTTTACATCCTGGACACAGTTTTATAAGAACACACCCATGCTGCTCCTTATATTTATTGTCATTATAAGCGGTGTTCTGACAACAGAATATCAGAAAGGTACTCTGGTAAATATTCTTACAAAAGGGATGCACAGATGGAAGCTGATCCTTTCAAAATCCATCTTTGCTTTCCTGCTCTGGACTGTCTGTTACTGGATTTCTTTTGGGATCACATATGCTTATAATATATATTTCTGGGATAACAGCCAAGCATCCCATGTGTTTTTCGGGGCATTTTGTCTCTATCTGACCGGCATATGGCTGATCACCCTTATCATGCTGATGTCCTCCCTGTGCAGCAGTAATTACATGGTGCTGGCAGGAACGGGGGATGCTTTTTTCCTTCTTTACCTGCTGGCAATGATACCTGATCTGACAAAGTATATTCCCACAAAGTTAATGTCCTCATACAGTCTGCTGCCTCAGGCTGCTGAGGTGTCTGATTTCACTTATGCGGTGCCGGCCGCAGCTATCCTCTCTGTGGTGAACATACTGCTGTCCATACTGTTATTTAATAAAAAATCTTTATAG
- a CDS encoding GNAT family N-acetyltransferase — protein MDFRYAKREDTALILQFIKELADYEKMLNEVVADEKTLEEWIFDKQKAEVIFAVVNGKEVGFALFFHNFSTFLGRAGIYLEDLYVKPECRGKGYGKAILKRLAAIAVERGCGRLEWWCLDWNRSSIDFYLSLGAEPMSDWTVYRITDDVLKSLAK, from the coding sequence ATAGATTTTAGATATGCTAAACGAGAAGACACAGCATTGATTTTGCAATTTATCAAAGAGCTTGCTGATTATGAAAAGATGCTTAACGAAGTCGTTGCTGATGAAAAAACATTGGAGGAATGGATTTTTGACAAACAAAAGGCAGAAGTGATTTTCGCTGTTGTAAACGGAAAAGAGGTTGGCTTTGCTCTTTTCTTTCACAATTTCTCTACTTTCTTGGGTAGAGCCGGAATTTACCTTGAAGATTTGTATGTAAAGCCAGAATGCAGAGGAAAAGGATATGGAAAGGCAATTCTAAAAAGATTGGCGGCCATTGCTGTTGAACGTGGTTGCGGCCGTTTAGAATGGTGGTGCCTTGACTGGAATAGATCAAGTATTGATTTTTACCTTTCTTTAGGAGCAGAACCCATGTCTGACTGGACAGTATATCGAATTACAGATGATGTACTTAAAAGCCTTGCAAAGTGA
- a CDS encoding GntR family transcriptional regulator → MKRQETRFSYVYEDLKKRIASGQFQPGSKLPSSRNLCEEYNVGIATITRVLDTLKAEKLIDIQIRQAPVVLPNSLTGCGISTMLAQRDSILQVYETYGRLLPYLLVFAAHKYSVESMPHYRQAQRAAQQGICSESWKALIALTRDILGASHNPLLCDLHTAFELQGNFSYFLEKCSFSQDITYRRPTFEPQSIINVLSERDPVEQYHHLKALYQDMSASIKEIFIQMSDSVTQIPTQIPAAFEWNPLRGKDYYYTRIVRDLTRKIGTGIYPAGTYLPYEAKLAKQYGVSAYTVRKALTLLERRGYTKTLNGKGTMVLTPDQLNTEQSLLDITTKRDALTYLHSLQLMVLLSYPVAAYTAPHFTEEDLKALAAQNKKPGIALTNLFQMIFKRLTLVPLQTIWQETSQVTEWGFYFAFYPQGADAIGQLNKITRKAYGCLRSENNAGFAECLADSYRLILTSVQAYMVEKHHFTEALSVQVPDRDSLK, encoded by the coding sequence ATGAAACGACAGGAAACTCGTTTTTCTTATGTATATGAAGATTTAAAAAAACGTATTGCTTCTGGGCAATTCCAGCCCGGCAGCAAACTCCCCTCTTCCCGAAATCTGTGTGAAGAATACAATGTGGGGATTGCGACTATTACGCGGGTATTAGATACCCTAAAGGCGGAAAAACTGATCGACATCCAGATCCGGCAGGCTCCCGTAGTTCTTCCCAACAGCCTGACAGGCTGTGGAATATCTACGATGTTAGCGCAGCGGGATTCTATCTTACAGGTATATGAAACTTATGGACGGTTATTGCCCTATCTGCTTGTATTCGCCGCGCATAAATATTCGGTTGAGTCCATGCCTCATTATCGGCAGGCCCAAAGAGCGGCGCAGCAGGGAATCTGTTCAGAGAGCTGGAAAGCCCTGATTGCACTGACGAGAGATATTTTAGGTGCCAGCCACAATCCTCTGTTATGTGATCTGCACACAGCCTTTGAGCTTCAGGGGAATTTCTCGTACTTTTTAGAAAAATGCAGCTTCTCCCAGGATATCACGTACCGGAGGCCAACCTTTGAACCCCAATCAATCATTAATGTATTATCAGAACGCGATCCAGTTGAACAGTATCATCATTTAAAAGCACTCTATCAGGACATGTCCGCTAGCATTAAAGAAATTTTCATCCAGATGTCAGACAGCGTTACCCAGATTCCCACTCAGATACCAGCTGCATTTGAATGGAATCCCCTCAGAGGTAAGGATTACTACTATACCCGCATTGTCCGTGACTTGACACGAAAAATAGGGACAGGCATCTATCCGGCCGGAACTTATTTACCTTATGAAGCTAAGCTGGCCAAGCAGTATGGCGTGTCTGCCTATACAGTCAGAAAGGCATTAACTCTATTGGAACGCAGAGGCTACACAAAAACCTTAAACGGCAAAGGTACGATGGTTCTGACTCCCGATCAGCTTAACACCGAACAGTCTCTTCTGGATATTACTACGAAGCGGGACGCCCTAACTTATCTCCATTCGCTGCAGCTCATGGTTCTGCTGTCCTATCCAGTCGCAGCCTACACTGCACCTCATTTTACCGAGGAAGACCTGAAAGCATTGGCTGCCCAGAACAAGAAGCCAGGAATCGCGCTCACAAATCTGTTTCAGATGATTTTTAAGCGACTGACCTTAGTACCGTTACAAACCATTTGGCAAGAAACCAGTCAAGTCACAGAATGGGGTTTCTATTTCGCATTTTACCCGCAGGGAGCCGATGCAATCGGACAACTCAATAAAATCACCCGTAAAGCATATGGCTGTCTGCGTTCAGAAAACAACGCTGGGTTTGCTGAGTGTCTGGCCGACTCTTACCGTCTGATTTTAACTTCTGTCCAGGCATATATGGTTGAGAAACACCATTTTACCGAGGCTTTATCTGTACAGGTCCCTGACAGGGATTCCTTAAAATAA
- a CDS encoding DUF1697 domain-containing protein: MEEATRYIALLRGVNISGKNKVPMAELKKAFEELGFGAVKTYLNSGNVIFSSDEDNMGSLSNRIETMIKEQFGLDIPVFVISKEALEDILQHAPDWWGDENKEIYDNLIFIMPPTTFAEVWDEIGEPREGLEKIKNYREAVFWSFSRKDYQKTYWWPKTASANISGKLTIRTANTVRKIVGM, from the coding sequence ATGGAGGAAGCAACGAGATATATTGCGCTTTTGCGCGGTGTCAATATAAGCGGAAAAAATAAAGTTCCGATGGCTGAACTAAAGAAAGCTTTTGAGGAGCTTGGGTTCGGAGCGGTTAAGACCTATCTGAACAGTGGCAATGTGATTTTTTCAAGTGATGAAGACAATATGGGAAGCCTTTCAAACCGGATTGAGACGATGATAAAAGAACAGTTTGGTCTGGATATTCCGGTTTTTGTCATATCAAAAGAGGCTCTCGAAGATATTTTGCAGCATGCGCCAGACTGGTGGGGAGACGAAAATAAGGAAATCTATGATAATCTGATTTTTATTATGCCTCCGACTACATTTGCTGAAGTATGGGACGAGATCGGAGAACCCAGGGAGGGGCTGGAAAAGATTAAGAATTATAGGGAAGCGGTATTCTGGTCTTTCAGCCGGAAGGATTATCAAAAGACATACTGGTGGCCAAAGACGGCAAGTGCGAATATCAGCGGTAAGCTGACAATCAGAACGGCAAACACCGTCAGAAAAATAGTTGGAATGTAG